One Candidatus Roseilinea sp. genomic region harbors:
- a CDS encoding peroxiredoxin, with the protein MLKVGDPVPEFELMSQNGPVKSSDLLGRRYVLYFYPADDTPGCTKEACGFRDNLPKFESLGVLVYGVSPQDVSSKQKFAAKHALNFPLLADTDHKVAEAFGAWGEKSMYGKKYMGVLRTTFVIGADGKVEHVWEKVKPEGHAEEVYRWLNPKAEAAAAPRPTKKAAPAQKKTGAKK; encoded by the coding sequence ATGTTGAAAGTTGGCGATCCCGTCCCTGAGTTCGAGTTGATGTCCCAAAATGGCCCGGTCAAGTCGTCCGACCTGCTCGGCAGGCGCTACGTGCTGTATTTCTATCCGGCCGACGACACGCCGGGCTGCACGAAAGAAGCCTGCGGCTTCCGCGACAACTTGCCCAAATTCGAGTCGCTCGGCGTGCTGGTCTACGGCGTCAGCCCGCAAGATGTGTCGTCCAAGCAAAAATTCGCCGCCAAGCACGCGCTGAACTTTCCGCTGCTGGCCGACACCGATCACAAGGTGGCCGAGGCATTCGGCGCCTGGGGCGAGAAGAGCATGTATGGCAAGAAGTACATGGGCGTCCTACGCACCACGTTCGTCATCGGCGCCGATGGCAAAGTCGAACATGTCTGGGAGAAGGTGAAGCCGGAAGGCCACGCCGAGGAAGTGTACCGCTGGTTGAACCCGAAGGCCGAAGCGGCAGCCGCGCCCCGGCCGACGAAGAAAGCCGCGCCGGCCCAGAAGAAGACCGGCGCGAAGAAGTGA
- a CDS encoding peptidase S41 encodes MDRSDSASSSLVKNIALGLLGMFIGALIFILGMTAGVVLSRPGGLLFTGASPFPPNVAASAGDSDAAAGQQELNFALINEVINRLRTQWYGEMPSSAQLTDGAIKGLVNALGDEFTQYVEPRFAKLMNEDITGTFEGIGATLKQTPSGGVQIVRTFPGMPADRGGVLPGDIIEAVDGVSTQGLNSTEVAAMVRGPRGTTVTLTLRRANRSRPFQVTLVRERIEIPLVSSRMVGDGAIGYISLFDFSQPASKQLEKHLKAILEKQPRALIFDLRDNPGGLLSQAREVGDIFLKRGTFIIERDYRGNKKVTSTTDRGIAQDIPMVVLVNGGSASAAEIVAGALQDRGRATLIGERTFGKGSVQSPQTLSNGGQLRITIERWYTPNDRAIHGVGITPDYVVSNTPEDVRDGKDPQLEAAIEFLTTGKTPAPTPIPTVAPTPLP; translated from the coding sequence ATGGATAGATCGGATTCGGCCAGCAGCAGCCTGGTCAAAAACATCGCGCTGGGGTTGCTCGGCATGTTCATCGGCGCGCTGATTTTCATCCTCGGCATGACCGCCGGCGTCGTTTTGTCGCGCCCCGGCGGCCTGCTGTTCACGGGCGCCTCGCCCTTTCCACCGAACGTCGCCGCGAGCGCCGGCGATAGCGACGCCGCAGCCGGACAACAGGAATTGAACTTTGCGTTAATCAACGAAGTGATCAACCGCCTGCGCACACAGTGGTATGGCGAGATGCCGTCGAGCGCGCAGCTCACTGATGGCGCGATCAAAGGTCTGGTCAACGCGCTGGGCGATGAATTCACGCAATATGTCGAACCGCGCTTCGCCAAGCTGATGAACGAAGACATCACCGGCACATTTGAGGGCATCGGCGCGACGCTGAAACAAACGCCATCGGGAGGCGTTCAGATCGTGCGCACCTTTCCCGGGATGCCGGCCGATCGCGGCGGCGTGTTGCCCGGCGACATCATCGAGGCGGTAGACGGCGTCAGCACGCAGGGCCTTAACTCGACCGAAGTCGCGGCGATGGTGCGCGGGCCTCGTGGCACGACCGTGACGCTGACGCTGCGCCGCGCCAATCGCTCGCGGCCCTTCCAGGTGACGCTGGTGCGCGAGCGCATCGAGATCCCGCTCGTCTCCAGCCGGATGGTCGGCGATGGCGCGATTGGCTACATCAGCTTATTCGACTTCAGCCAGCCGGCCAGCAAGCAACTGGAGAAGCACCTAAAAGCGATCCTGGAGAAGCAGCCCAGGGCGTTGATCTTCGATCTGCGCGATAACCCCGGCGGGTTACTCAGCCAAGCCAGGGAAGTCGGCGATATCTTCCTCAAGCGAGGGACGTTCATCATCGAGCGCGACTATCGCGGCAACAAGAAGGTCACGTCAACGACCGATCGCGGCATTGCGCAGGATATTCCAATGGTGGTGCTGGTCAACGGCGGCTCGGCCAGCGCGGCGGAGATCGTCGCCGGCGCGCTGCAGGACAGGGGGCGCGCCACGCTGATCGGCGAAAGAACCTTCGGCAAAGGCTCGGTGCAATCGCCACAAACGCTTTCCAACGGCGGCCAGTTACGCATCACCATCGAGCGCTGGTACACGCCGAACGATCGCGCCATCCACGGCGTGGGCATCACCCCCGACTACGTCGTGAGTAACACGCCGGAAGATGTGCGCGACGGCAAAGATCCGCAACTCGAAGCGGCTATCGAGTTCCTCACCACGGGGAAGACGCCGGCGCCGACGCCCATCCCCACCGTCGCCCCAACACCGCTGCCATGA
- a CDS encoding peptidase S41, with amino-acid sequence MSRIEKGLVIAAFFMWSAMMVGAGYVGRMLLAPVELRIERVDHYGGNPHALLDEAWGYVRDHFVGVVPGDTVREYGAVRGALATLNDPYTTFVEPQARALERDHMRGSFGGIGVSFTRNERGEIVLSPMPDGPAAKAGVREGDILVGIDGTPLPSPADLEDVARIRGQVGAPVTIEVLRGPQRERLTFTIIRQTIEVNSVEWRPITTTVRGAPATIGYMHIRNFTERTGEEAKRALSALSAADSQAYLIDLRNNGGGSLAAAVEAASEFLHDGIVAIEQRRNQPEIVHRVRKGHAKPTKGKPIAVLVNGNTASAAEIFAAAIQDHRRGVLIGEKTFGKGSVQLIFDLSDGSAVRVTAAKWLTPERRALDGAGLTPDIEVVGPEDAQLERAIHVLSEAIGNARR; translated from the coding sequence ATGAGCCGTATTGAGAAGGGATTGGTCATCGCCGCTTTCTTCATGTGGAGCGCGATGATGGTTGGCGCAGGATACGTGGGGCGCATGCTGCTCGCCCCGGTCGAACTGCGCATCGAACGCGTTGACCACTACGGCGGCAATCCGCACGCATTGCTCGACGAAGCGTGGGGCTATGTGCGCGACCATTTCGTCGGCGTGGTGCCCGGCGATACCGTGCGCGAGTACGGCGCCGTGCGCGGCGCGCTGGCCACGTTGAACGACCCCTACACGACGTTCGTCGAACCCCAGGCGCGCGCGCTGGAGCGCGATCATATGCGCGGCAGCTTCGGCGGCATCGGCGTCAGCTTTACGCGCAACGAACGCGGGGAGATCGTGCTGTCGCCCATGCCCGATGGGCCGGCGGCCAAGGCCGGCGTGCGTGAGGGCGACATCCTGGTCGGCATAGACGGCACGCCCCTGCCTTCGCCCGCCGACCTGGAAGATGTCGCGCGCATCCGCGGCCAGGTCGGCGCGCCGGTGACCATCGAGGTGCTGCGCGGCCCCCAACGCGAGCGATTGACGTTCACCATCATCCGGCAGACGATCGAGGTGAACTCGGTGGAATGGCGTCCGATCACCACGACGGTGCGTGGCGCGCCGGCGACGATCGGTTACATGCACATCCGCAACTTCACCGAACGCACAGGTGAAGAAGCCAAGCGCGCGCTCTCAGCGCTGTCCGCCGCGGACTCTCAGGCCTATCTCATTGACCTGCGAAATAATGGCGGGGGTTCATTGGCTGCCGCCGTGGAGGCGGCCAGCGAATTTCTGCACGACGGCATCGTCGCTATTGAGCAGCGGCGCAATCAACCTGAAATCGTGCATCGCGTGCGAAAGGGACACGCCAAGCCGACGAAGGGCAAACCCATCGCCGTCTTGGTGAACGGCAACACGGCCAGCGCGGCGGAAATCTTCGCCGCCGCAATCCAAGATCACAGGCGGGGCGTGCTCATAGGCGAGAAGACCTTCGGCAAGGGATCGGTGCAGTTGATCTTCGACCTGTCGGATGGGTCGGCGGTGCGCGTAACGGCGGCGAAGTGGCTCACGCCGGAGCGACGAGCGCTGGACGGGGCCGGCCTGACGCCGGACATCGAAGTGGTCGGCCCTGAGGACGCACAGCTCGAACGCGCCATCCACGTGTTGAGCGAGGCCATAGGCAACGCCCGGCGATGA